In the Gossypium arboreum isolate Shixiya-1 chromosome 10, ASM2569848v2, whole genome shotgun sequence genome, one interval contains:
- the LOC108464089 gene encoding nuclear pore complex protein NUP88, producing the protein MRFNFDIAESTEDDSRRSLTPKEDVQWVPLQNHPVFTTTADGGGTAATASASAGGVRNLLAWDGASRLYYWDSNQQCLHRISIRLGEPDPTSVVAASPSKVLRADKELNFVVNKISINRNGSALLLAGSDDLCVMYLYGRSSTKENAIVCRTVSIGSQVYSSDSSAIRILQVSWHPYSDTHVGILSSDSVFRLFDLSSAVVQPEQEYYLQPVEPGRSRNAASICPVDFSFGGDHLWDRFSVFVLFSDGSVYILCPVVPFGSVYKWESILEIYSDAHTFGLKSAKSAAVNNSNMAISWLEATFPEVAQEATDRENLSTIKAHSHALFDASLALQGPLHKVCHGGEDEDLAVRGAECEGRAVSFLYNLVSKDSILVTAWSGGQLQIDALADEIQPVWITGSAPRLRVDSFDHIRGIAMICESIPAEHSIVKLDQPLDNTVWLGHPPPLLRLAIVDLALPRKTEGSSLITMFADPLMPERIYSLHEGGVDSIVLHFLPFTSQINGKDENIKTPSVHPVLSTCQGETSSSSPSPLSGFASLSDSFGYSWVVVVTSTQECVVLEMKTWNLLLPIQIDKEKPIDMEQQKEKDTPDIISKELLSGPKSVLAPQASPNLRSISADSIEGRSALHQYFKLFHENYVEYAHKVYFELKHHGPQLKRIIDDQHARLDEAQQKILRVEAKQPMLDERIDRAVQRHNSLEQRLQRLRRLPGAHKKPLSRAEREFKSELDQFTGVELDALRSSIDTLRARLKRYTKSSKDNVTTQRRKIPGRNHAQDAQISQLKSSLEKLSLLNSESTKKVELVESAIKTMESSKNKTILS; encoded by the exons atgaggttCAACTTCGATATAGCTGAATCCACCGAGGACGATTCTCGAAGGTCCTTAACACCTAAAGAAGATGTCCAATGGGTCCCGCTTCAAAACCACCCAGTTTTCACCACCACCGCCGACGGAGGAGGAACAGCCGCCACTGCTTCTGCGTCAGCTGGAGGTGTTAGAAATCTTCTAGCTTGGGACGGAGCCTCAAGACTATATTATTGGGATTCCAATCAGCAATGCCTCCATCGAATCTCCATTCGCTTGGGCGAGCCTGACCCTACTTCCGTCGTCGCCGCCTCTCCCTCTAAA GTGTTGCGAGCAGACAAGGAGCTGAATTTTGTGGTTAATAAAATCTCTATCAACAGGAATGGATCAGCTTTACTCCTAGCTGGTTCAGATGATCTATGTGTCATGTATCTTTATGGACGTTCTTCTACAAAAGAAAATGCTATCGTTTGCag GACCGTTTCAATTGGTTCACAAGTTTATTCTAGTGATAGCAGTGCAATACGCATTCTTCAAGTGTCATGGCATCCCTATAGTGACACTCATGTTGGAATTCTCTCTTCTGATTCAGTTTTCAG ACTCTTTGATTTATCCTCTGCTGTGGTGCAACCAGAACAGGAGTATTATCTGCAGCCTGTAGAACCTGGTAGATCAAGGAATGCTGCATCTATCTGTCCTGTTGACTTTTCTTTTGGGGGAGACCACCTGTGGGATAGGTTTAGT GTCTTTGTATTATTCAGCGATGGATCAGTTTACATCCTCTGTCCAGTCGTTCCATTTGGAAG CGTTTATAAATGGGAGTCAATATTGGAGATTTATAGCGATGCTCATACTTTTGGACTGAAGTCAGCCAAATCGGCAGCTGTTAATAATTCTAATATGGCAATCTCTTGGTTAGAAGCAACTTTTCCTGAGGTAGCACAAGAAGCAACAGACAGGGAAAATCTCTCTACCATAAAAGCTCATTCACATGCTTTATTTGATGCGTCACTTGCTCTGCAG GGACCGTTGCATAAAGTATGTCATGGTGGGGAGGATGAAGATCTAGCAGTTAGGGGTGCCGAATGTGAAGGCCGTGCAGTCAGTTTTCTCTATAATTTAGTCAGCAAAGACTCAATTCTGGTGACGGCCTGGAGTGGTGGGCAATTGCAAATAGATGCCCTAGCCGATGAAATCCAGCCAGTTTGGATTACTGGTAGTGCACCTCGTCTTCGTGTTGATTCCTTTGATCACATTCGTGGGATTGCTATGATCTGTGAATCAATCCCTGCCGAGCATTCTATTGTGAAGCTTGATCAACCTCTTGATAACACTGTTTGGTTGGGGCATCCACCTCCGTTGTTGAGACTGGCAATTGTGGATTTAGCTTTGCCAAGGAAAACAGAAGGCAGTTCTCTTATCACGATGTTTGCAGATCCACTTATGCCTGAAAGAATATATTCTCTTCACGAGGGAGGGGTAGACTCAATAGTGTTGCATTTTCTCCCTTTTACATCTCAGATTAACGGGAAGGATGAGAATATCAAAACTCCCTCTGTGCATCCCGTGCTGAGTACATGCCAGGGAGAAACATCTTCATCTTCACCTTCTCCTCTTTCTGGCTTTGCCTCACTATCAGATTCATTCGGATATTCGTGGGTTGTGGTAGTCACTTCAACTCAAGAATGTGTTGTGCTAGAGATGAAAACTTGGAATTTGTTGCTTCCCATTCAAATTGACAAAGAGAAGCCGATTGACATGGAACAACAGAAGGAGAAAGATACTCCGGATATCATAAGCAAAGAACTCCTCAGTGGTCCTAAGTCCGTGCTGGCTCCTCAGGCCTCACCTAATCTGCGTTCTATTTCTGCAGATTCTATCGAAGGTCGATCTGCTCTTCACCAGTACTTCAAACTTTTCCATGAAAATTATGTCGAGTATGCGCATAAG GTGTACTTTGAGCTGAAACATCATGGACCTCAGCTAAAGAGAATCATAGACGACCAACACGCTCGTTTGGATGAGGCACAACAGAAGATATTGAGAGTTGAAGCAAAACAGCCTATGCTGGATGAAAGGATTGATCGTGCAGTCCAGAGACACAACTCTTTGGAGCAGCGTTTGCAACGTCTGAGAAGACTCCCTGGGGCACACAAGAAACCATTGTCTAGAGCTGAGCGAGAGTTTAAGTCCGAACTCG ATCAATTTACTGGAGTTGAACTGGATGCTTTAAGATCCTCCATTGATACATTACGCGCAAGGCTTAAAAGGTATACAAAATCTTCAAAAGAcaacgtaacgacccaaaggaggAAAATACCTGGTAGGAACCATGCCCAGGATGCTCAAATCTCTCAACTGAAATCGTCACTCGAGAAACTCTCACTGCTCAATAGCGAGAGTACAAAAAAGGTCGAACTTGTTGAATCGGCGATAAAGACCATGGAAAGCAGCAAAAACAAAACAATCCTCTCGTGA
- the LOC108461982 gene encoding uncharacterized protein LOC108461982, with protein MGFSKEEKTRRILRGFKTVFFLITMVISFLVFSAPVFFVIADALLPTALLSASIPPSSSSLLKTLCSHFSNYDFRYSLIDIPLISIIRSAVIICVYSFCDGPKLSRGPYLGITMICSVSSLFFVSLKASFVFNSSKEGSAMEAALFICSFSFAIAHMIVAYRTSCRERRKLLVYKIDIEAISACKNGFPRYQKILQDERVK; from the exons ATGGGGTTCtcaaaagaagagaaaacaaGGAGAATTTTAAGAGGCTTCAAAACAGTGTTTTTCTTAATAACAATGGTGATTTCATTCCTTGTTTTTTCAGCTCCAGTTTTCTTCGTTATCGCCGATGCCCTTTTACCTACCGCTTTGCTTTCAGCTTCAATTCCACCTTCTTCTTCATCTTTATTGAAAACACTTTGTTCTCATTTCAGTAACTATGATTTTAGATACTCTCTCATTGATATCCCACTGATTTCCATTATCAGATCCGCTGTTATAATCT GTGTTTATAGCTTTTGTGATGGGCCAAAGCTTTCAAGGGGACCTTATTTGGGGATTACAATGATTTGTTCTGTTTCTTCGTTGTTTTTCGTGTCGTTAAAAGCTTCGTTCGTGTTCAATTCGAGTAAAGAAGGGTCGGCCATGGAAGCTGCTTTgttcatttgttcatttagttttgCTATTGCTCATATGATTGTGGCGTATAGAACGAGTTGCAGAGAAAGAAGGAAACTCCTTGTTTACAAAATTGATATTGAAGCT ATTTCAGCTTGCAAGAATGGGTTTCCAAGGTATCAGAAGATTCTCCAAGATGAAAGAGTGAAGTAA